The Chryseobacterium glaciei DNA window TGATATTTTCCTGTTGTTCCTTCTCTACATATACAGCTTCATTTTTTTCTTTTGTCTTAACCCTAAGCATTATTAATTCATTTAAGGGTAAAGAAATATAATAGTTTTCTACTGCAGATAAAGCAACGGGAATATTATCAATCTGAATTTTTCCCTCACTGAAATTGATCTGCACAGCTTTTTTCTTTAACTGATCAATAATAAAAGCATATGTAGCACCACCTACAGACAGATATAAAATAAAACGGAATTTCTCAAAATAAGAGCAAATAAAAATTACAATTGCAAAAACGGGAAGCCATAAATAAGCCGTTCTCAAAATCGTCTGATGATAATATCCCTTAGCTGTAAATGGAAGTTTTTTGCTCATATTATAATTCTATTCTTCTTAATTCAAATTTAGTGATTGTCTCATAATTATTTTTCACCTGTTCTTTAATGGAAGCAGTAGCATTGATCATAAATCCTGTTTCGTTTTGTATTGTATACGTGATTCTGTATATAAAATTAAATTCAGTAAAAGAATACTTAATAATTGGCTGATACATTTCCTGATAAAGCTTAATGATCTCGTTTTCGTTTACAGAATTTTTATCAAGAGTTCCTGCAAGACGGTATGTAGTTGCATTCCCTTCATTGGAGACAATTGTTTTAGAAACATCTGTATTAAGTTTTATATTTGGAAACAACTGAGATTGCTGCGAAATTCTAAAATCATCATTATTTTTCAGATTTGCTTTAAGTAAAATATGATAAAAAAGATTTTTACCTAAAACAGCTCCCAATTCTTTTTCATTAGAAAATTCTTTATTTCCGTTAGCGATAAAATCCTCGATCGTTTCCGGGGCTCTGGCTTTCATTTCATTATAAAAAGGAATTTCTTTAGATTTATTATTAATAAAATTCGACCATTTATCTGATAATTCGGAAAGATTAATGATACTGTTTATTTCTGCTTTCTCATTTTGAGTAAAAACCACGTTATTCCTTACCAATTCTATTTCTTTTATCAGATTAAAAGCCGGTTCCATTTCCTCTGGCTGAATAGAATTCACATAATCTTCCAGCGTTACAGCAAATATATTATCAGAATTTTCTTTTTTTACACTTAAAAGATATTGTGTTTTTGTTTGTGACGAAAAGCTTGGTTTACCGTCGATTACAATTACATTATTCTGTTCACACCTGTATCTTGCTTTTTTTTGAAAACTTATATTTGAAATTTCAATGTTTTGAGAAATTCCGGCTTCCAAAAACAAATATTTTAGATGAATAGGAAGTGAGCTCCCGATAATGGTATTTGTCAGTCCGCAATTATCATTATGGAAATTCACAAGATCTTTAATCGATATTCCTTCTCTTTCTGCAATTAATTCTAAAGTATCTCCTTTTTTTATCTCGTATTTAATTACTTCCATGATATTAGTTTATATCGACCTGTCCACCTTTTATTTTTACATTGCTGTCTACGATCATTCCCGGAGCACCTCCTGTTTTTCCAACTTCTGTGGTGGTTGATCCTATCACTTTCGTGGTTTCTCCTTCAACGTTAATATTTTTTGAGTGAACTGTAATACTTGTCCCGGTTATTTCAATATAGCTGTCACCAACTCTCAACGTAACTTTTTGAGCTCCATTAAGATCAATAACTCCATCTTTATCCATTGTGAGAACACTTTGCCCTTTTCCGACATCAGTGCTGTGTTTTGCTCCCGCGTTTACACAGTTATTATTTCCTACTGTTACTGTTTTATCATTATTGGCGTTGGTTGTAGCATTTCCGGCACCGTCGAATTTCATATTAGCACCGCCCTGATCGGTAAGGAAAACTGAGCCTTCGCCATCATTTAGTTCTAATTTATTTCCGCTGCGGCTGCTTAAACTTTTTATGATATTATTTTGTCCGCCTCCCGCTCCAATGGCGCCATGAAACATTCCTCCCATTACAAAAGGACGGTCAGGATGCTGATGAACAAAATTAATAATCACCTGATCATCAATTTCAGGAACTGCCATAAAGCCTCGGTTTTTATTCACTTTATCGCTGCTTCCCGCATCGGGAGTCATTACTCGGATAAATTCTGTGGTTGATGATCCGCTTTGCCAATCAAACTGAACCTGTACACGTCCCTGATTCATAGGATCTGTATTGGAGGTCACTTTTGCAAACTGAGCTTCGGCTTTTGGCAACTGGAATTCCGGACGTGGAATAAATCCGGTATCTGAAGCTATTGCATCGAAAGTTCCTGTGTAATATCCTCTTGCATCAACTTCATGATTTACTTCAACAATCATTAATTTAGTGAAATAAGAAGTCTGATTGGTATCTGTTTTACGCATTTCAATGTCTGCAATGCATCCCGGATACAAAAATGGAACTGTAGTTGCTCCAGAGGTAACAAATACGTTAGAAGCTTTACTTCCTGCGGTTCCTTTTTGGGAAGCATCAATATCCATAAAGGATACTGCTTTTATGGGAGCAACCCTCAACGAAGGAGTTTGAAAGGTTTTTTCCGAGATTTCGTAAGCTCTTTTAGCAATATCTGAGGTATGACTTATTTTTGATCTTCCTGTTGTGAGTTTTTCATTTTTACTGCTGTTATAGCCATAAAAAGTAGGATTAACGTGCTGTGCTTTCATTTTAATTTTAACATCATTCACGCTGCTTCCGTAGGTAAGTTTCACAGGTTTTTCCTGTGGCGGAAGTTTTCCGAAATGCAGAACTTCGCCGTCATAATAGAATTGTTCGCCATATGCTTCCGCAATTCTGGCCAAATAATTATAATGTGTTTCTTCGTACTGAGAGCTGTACGTAACATTTCCATGTTGTGCGTCTACTCTGTAATCGAATTTATTTTGTCCTAATCCTTCTTTAATAACCTGATCGGCAATGCTGTTCAAACTGATTTCCTGTGCACCACCAAAACTTTGAATATGCGGAGCAGCGTCCAAAAGAACCGTCGGACTTGAACCTGTAAGAACAATATTTCCAAGACTTCCTTTTTCCTGACTGAAGCCTACTTCTGTAATAACTCCGACAAAATTCCTTTCCGGGCCATCTTCTATATCTTTATATTTGAAAACTACCGTAATACGTTTTCCTAAAAAATTCTGAGCTTCTTCAAGATTATGATTTTCGGTATTTCCTAAGCTGTCGTGAGCCAACATTAAACTAAATTCGTGATGCTTAACAGCACTTTGAGTCAGTTTAAAATGCTTAAAATGCTTTACCGTTTTTCCTTCAATAATGATTTCAAGTTTCACCACACGATTGATCCCCGAAATTTGACTTTGGGGAATCGCTGATGCATTATGTATTTTGGAAGTCGGCTGTTTAGACCAGACTTTATCTTCTATGATTGATGGATTATTTGGCGAAACGACCTGGTTCATAAACATATTTGAACCTTGCGAAACTGTAGAATAAGTTTGTTGGGCTTTCGCAACTTTTTGGGTTGCTTTTTGTGCTGCGCCATTTACTTTTTGAAGTTTTTCTTCAGTTGCCTTTATTACTTTTGCTTCAGCCTTCTCCTGTATCTGAGAAACAGGGTCTTTTATACTTTTGGGGCCTTGTATCTTTGTTGATTTGTTATCCTGAAACATGATATTTTGTGTTTTAATTAAATGGTGATATTAGACTTGATATGAAGTACTTACAGCACATATCAAACCAAAATATTTTAATTTTAAAATTAAATATCAATTTATTTTAATTATTATAACAAACAAATTTTATAATATTTAATACTTAAAAATTAAATCTGAATAATTTTATTTCAAGTCATTATGACAGAAACAAAAAAACAGAATAGCCACTTTGTGAAGTGCACTATTCTGTACCAATTTTATTTTTACTAAGATGATTGTAACTGTTAGTTAGTGCCTCCTGGCCAGATACCTTCGTAAGCAGAATTACCATAGTTGATTTTTTCTGCGCTTACAATAAAGCTGATCAACATACTGTTTTCGTCTACTGCGTCGAAGTCTACTTCATGCTGAATTACGTATCCGTTTTCCCAGTTCAAAGTAATTA harbors:
- a CDS encoding type VI secretion system Vgr family protein; the encoded protein is MFQDNKSTKIQGPKSIKDPVSQIQEKAEAKVIKATEEKLQKVNGAAQKATQKVAKAQQTYSTVSQGSNMFMNQVVSPNNPSIIEDKVWSKQPTSKIHNASAIPQSQISGINRVVKLEIIIEGKTVKHFKHFKLTQSAVKHHEFSLMLAHDSLGNTENHNLEEAQNFLGKRITVVFKYKDIEDGPERNFVGVITEVGFSQEKGSLGNIVLTGSSPTVLLDAAPHIQSFGGAQEISLNSIADQVIKEGLGQNKFDYRVDAQHGNVTYSSQYEETHYNYLARIAEAYGEQFYYDGEVLHFGKLPPQEKPVKLTYGSSVNDVKIKMKAQHVNPTFYGYNSSKNEKLTTGRSKISHTSDIAKRAYEISEKTFQTPSLRVAPIKAVSFMDIDASQKGTAGSKASNVFVTSGATTVPFLYPGCIADIEMRKTDTNQTSYFTKLMIVEVNHEVDARGYYTGTFDAIASDTGFIPRPEFQLPKAEAQFAKVTSNTDPMNQGRVQVQFDWQSGSSTTEFIRVMTPDAGSSDKVNKNRGFMAVPEIDDQVIINFVHQHPDRPFVMGGMFHGAIGAGGGQNNIIKSLSSRSGNKLELNDGEGSVFLTDQGGANMKFDGAGNATTNANNDKTVTVGNNNCVNAGAKHSTDVGKGQSVLTMDKDGVIDLNGAQKVTLRVGDSYIEITGTSITVHSKNINVEGETTKVIGSTTTEVGKTGGAPGMIVDSNVKIKGGQVDIN